In one Nicotiana tomentosiformis chromosome 6, ASM39032v3, whole genome shotgun sequence genomic region, the following are encoded:
- the LOC138893652 gene encoding pectinesterase inhibitor-like, with translation MDSMRIIIVIFFTSLSFVAHSYGDLIDDVCQKTIDYNLCVKSLRADPRSASADKKSLARIIIQLSQDKANDILSQTEMLLKQTKEPVLKQCLEVCKEMYDTAVFHYSEAVNYLDADNFSDAADTAGETLSDADTCDESFTEPTPVLKSPLKPKTDDFFHFADLTLSLLNQFKSLKTPFH, from the coding sequence ATGGATTCCATGAGAattataatagtgatattttttACTTCTCTCTCCTTTGTCGCTCATTCGTATGGAGATCTCATAGATGATGTGTGCCAAAAAACTATTGACTACAATTTATGTGTCAAATCTCTTAGAGCAGATCCTAGAAGCGCTTCTGCTGATAAAAAAAGTTTGGCACGAATTATAATTCAATTGTCTCAAGATAAAGCTAATGACATTTTAAGTCAAACCGAAATGTTGTTGAAGCAAACAAAAGAACCTGTTCTCAAGCAATGTCTTGAGGTTTGCAAGGAGATGTATGATACGGCCGTTTTTCACTATTCAGAGGCAGTTAACTATTTAGATGCAGATAATTTTTCTGATGCAGCGGACACTGCAGGCGAAACCTTGAGCGATGCTGACACTTGCGATGAGTCATTTACTGAACCAACACCTGTTCTCAAATCTCCGCTAAAACCGAAGACGGATGATTTTTTTCATTTTGCTGATTTAACTTTAAGTCTGTTAAACCAAttcaaaagtttgaaaaccccgttccattag